tcTGCATTTCACAATACATTATGCACAGCTAAAGCCCTGTTCAAGGCCTCCATCAGACGTATACGTCGAGAGTATTGCCTTATGTATGCCACTGTGGAGGTATACAGTGGTGTTTGTCACCCACTGACCCCCatgcttaaagaggtattcccatctcgcacaatgggggcatttggctaggatatgcccccattgtctaataggtgcgggtcccactgctgggacctgcacctacaacaagaacaaAGCGGGGAGCATTCTGGCTTGAGGACCCCGCATTTCCCGggatccgtccaccaccaagcgctgcccccatagaagtgaatgggagtgcactgcacatgcccggcccatgctcccattcatttctatggggcagaccgaaatagccgagccagcgcttggctattttcggcagccctatagaaatgaacggagggcggctgcgcatgcacagtgcgccctctgttcatttccccgctccgttctcattgtagatgcgggtcccaccactatcagacaatgggggcatatcctagcgatatgcccccattgtctgagatgggaaaacccctttaaaaatgagcTTAGTCTCCCTACTGCCTAACTCTGCATTTCATTGTCCTTTTTGTTAATCCCTTTCTTTTCTTTCCCCCCACCGCAGATCTATGTTCACTAGCGGCCTTACAGAGAGCACACAGAAGGAGGTCCGGTTAGTGGGAATTGAAGCGGATTCCATGCAGCTTGTACTGAACTATGCATACACCTCCAGAGTCCAGCTGACCGAGGCCAACGTCCAGGCTCTGTTCACTGCAGCTAGCATCTTCCAGATCCCTTCCCTCCAGGACCAGTGCGCTCAATACATGATCAGCCGCTTGGACCCACAGAACTGTATAGGCGTATTTATTTTTGCCGATCACTACAGTCACCAAGAACTTAAGGACAAGTCTCAAGAGTACATTCGTAAGAAGTTTCTGTACGTCGCCAAAGAGCAGGAGTTTCTGCACCTGAGGAAAGACCAGCTCATTGGTATCCTGAACAGTGACGACCTGGATGTGGATAAGGAAGAACACGTGTACGACAGCATTATCAGTTGGTTTGAACACGACCAAGCCGAAAGAGAAATGCATCTTCCAGAGATATTTGCCAAATGTATCCGTATGCCTCTTATGGAAGaacaatttttggaaaaaatcccTCCTATGTTTGCACGGGCAATGCCTAAAAACcatatacaaaagggaaagataaGTGCCAATTACTGTAATCGGCGTCTCGGCATGACCGCTTCGGAAATGATCATCTGCTTCGAAGCTGCCAGCAAACACTCAGGGAAGAAGCAAACTGTGCCTTGTCTGGACACGCTCACAGGAAAATTCTATAAACTATGCAAACCCCCCGGAGACTTGCGAGAAATCGGGATCCTTGTGACGCCAGATAACGAACTTTACATTGCGGGGGGCTACAAACCCAGTAACAATGACGTCTGCATAGACCACAAAGCTGAAAGCGATTTCTGGTTATATGACCATTCAAATAATAGGTGGCTGGCGAAGGCGCCGCTGCTCCGAGCGCGTATAGGTTGCAAACTGGTTCACTGCTGTGGTAAGCAGTACGCAATAGGGGGACGCGTTTATGAGGGGGACGGCCGCAATCCTCTAAAGTCCGTGGAATGCTATGATGTTAGAGACAACTGTTGGACGGCTGTGAGCTTAATGCCTGTTGCGATGGAGTTTCATAGTGCTGTGGAATATAAGGACAAGATGTACATCTTACAGGGTAAGAGCTGAGGATGCGCACCTGCGGTTGAAATAACTATGGCGGTAATACGGTTTTGAAGTCTAATACCTTAGTTTGAGGGAGCGGAGCAACAAGGTGTATCGAGTTTGCCCAACCTTATTAACCCCTTGTCACGCAGCACCATAAATTTGGGCCTCATGCAGGAGAATGTTTTCTGCACAGTGCAGGGATGACGTGGGCTCAGGATCTGTGCCTGCGCCATCGTCAGCGGGTGTCAGCTGTAATGTGCAGCTGACAACCTGCTGCAGCAACTGGAATTGCCGCTAAATCATGGTTAGTTTACTCCTCGGGTATCCAAGTGGTGTAAAGAGGGCGGTAGCTCACCCTATAAGCTCATTGGCCCCTCCACTACAAGACTGCAGGGTGCCAATAGTTTGTCACGGTAATGGGGGGCCTAATTGGACATGTCTTACCTGTGACGAGGCCTAAAAGATGCCTGTCAATGGAAGGCTGACATACACTGCTACGTAGGGATATTGCAATGGGTTATAGATGTGAACAAAGGCTCTCATGGTCATGTCACAGTGGGATTAAAACGGTGAAGGTTACAGAAAATAAAAGTACTCTGGGGCTTTGCACATGCGGGGGAATACTCTAAAAAGGGTGCAGAATGGGATAAAAGAAGGCATATTCTCCCTCAGTAAAATTCCCACCCCCACTCTCGTTCGACACAGAGTCCCGCTAGCCTCTTCTTGTTTCATTCTTGACATGCAGGAAATGGCTGGAGCCTATGGGCTTTCTACCAATCTGTACACCGCACACCTAGTTCTCCTCGGAGAGGAGCTGATCGGGAACTAATGGATACTCTTCTGCCCCATTTGTTTTATCAGTCACTGAGGGTCTAAGCACCCAGATCTTCACAGATCAAAACTTCTGACAGGTCActgtgacatatcaaaagtttgcaAAATTGGTactccttaaaggggctgtgcactTTTGGGTGGAGAAgaaggtgttggcaaaccctTCCCTCCTGaacagacctgcaaagggaagcgtATACATACATGCTTTCTGGTGATGGCTTCTGACATCTTTGGCCTCGGCTGCTCCACTGGTCTTCATGGAAGTAAACTTCCTGTTTGATGCCCCCGCAGCGGTCACCTACTTCCCTTGCATAATGACTAATGGTCAcgtgcaaggggagcaggtcaccactgtggccagcgATTTGCTGAGGTGGGGGCAAATAGGTAGTTTACATCCAGGGAGCCCAGCGGAGGAGCTGAGGTCGGTGTGCAATGATGCCGGGAGCCAACATAAGGAAGCAGGTACTTATGCTTCCCTTCGCAGTTCTGCCCAGAAAGGGAGAAGTAataaccttccccccccccccatgccgccCAAAAGgtgcacaaccactttaaggccCCAACTAGACTGCTTCATTGGCAAACAGATACTATGGACAGAAGAACATTCTTCGTCCAGGACTGTTAATGACTTCATTTAACCTGGGCTGATCAAGTTGTACTACAGTTTTTATTTCAAGATTGGTCCGTTATAGAGGATGGTATTGGTgctgagcgaagcgagcttcggacgCTTCTTTTAAAACTTCaaattaatactgtacagagatttggctccctacagtattagactgtatgggctcagatgagccgaagttagttattcgcaaAGTCGCGCTTgatttcggctcatcggagcccatacattctaatactgtacggagacaaatcTCCGTACGTATTAttttggatgaagcatccgaagctcgcttcgctccaCACTAGATGGTATGTATGTtctaggctgtgttcacacgttCAGGTATTTGGTAAGGATCTAGGTTGTGGATTCTGTGTGTAAATCCTAACCAAATACCCCATTCGCATACAGCTGAAAAATAAACCTGTGGGAATGAATGTTCATTTTGTGCGCCAGTTCCGCAAGGAAAAGTCATGGCTCATCTCCATCTGCTGCCACATCCGCAGCcaaaaacagttaaaaaaaaaatccatacctGATTTGTCATGGACAAATGCTGAACATGTGAACGCTGCAGATTTGCAGTGTAAATTCCTCACCACGAACTTGCGGCCAATTAATGTACTATACATGCGAAAATCCCATCCACATATAGCTGAAAAGTAAGCATGGTGCGAGCGTTGCTGAATGCCAACAAGGTATCCCCTTCATTGTATAGGGATGAGTTCGTAGCAAACTGCAGGTTTGGTGGTGGAAAAATTTGGCGCCGTGTGCATTTAGACttgggccgaatgcacacggccgtggaacagggacgtgagcggtccgtggtatcccggcctggcaccctgctgagagcaggagcgcatggcgttattggttgctatgacaccatgTGCTTCATGCTGcctctgcactacagtaatacacttgtatgatctatacgagtgtattactgtagtgcagcggcggcatgaagcacatggcgtcatggcaaccaatgactccttgctctcagcaggatgccaggccaggataccacggaccactcacgtccctgttccacggccgtgtgcattcggccttacagtATGTTCActttaaggttactttcacacttgcgtttggtgcggatctgtcatggatctgcacagacggatccattcagataatacaggcttctgcatccgttcagaaccgatccgtttgtattatctttaacatagccaagatggatccatcatgaactccattgaaagtcaatggaggacggatctgttttctattgtcatagaaaa
This Bufo gargarizans isolate SCDJY-AF-19 chromosome 7, ASM1485885v1, whole genome shotgun sequence DNA region includes the following protein-coding sequences:
- the KBTBD8 gene encoding kelch repeat and BTB domain-containing protein 8, whose amino-acid sequence is MDPYHACSILQQLKAMYDEGQLTDIVVEVDHGKHFSCHRNVLAAISPYFRSMFTSGLTESTQKEVRLVGIEADSMQLVLNYAYTSRVQLTEANVQALFTAASIFQIPSLQDQCAQYMISRLDPQNCIGVFIFADHYSHQELKDKSQEYIRKKFLYVAKEQEFLHLRKDQLIGILNSDDLDVDKEEHVYDSIISWFEHDQAEREMHLPEIFAKCIRMPLMEEQFLEKIPPMFARAMPKNHIQKGKISANYCNRRLGMTASEMIICFEAASKHSGKKQTVPCLDTLTGKFYKLCKPPGDLREIGILVTPDNELYIAGGYKPSNNDVCIDHKAESDFWLYDHSNNRWLAKAPLLRARIGCKLVHCCGKQYAIGGRVYEGDGRNPLKSVECYDVRDNCWTAVSLMPVAMEFHSAVEYKDKMYILQGDVFLCYDPPKDYWCYLTPMTVPRVQGMAAVYKDSIYYVAGIRGNHRVLTVEAYDIEQNRWTRKKDLPCEQSSNPYIKLVVLKGKLHLFVRATQVTVEEFVFRTSRKNSLYQYDEVSDSWKKVYETPERLWDLGRHFECAVAKLYPQCLQKVL